The Desulfococcus multivorans DNA window CACCACACCGAGTTCCTGTTCGATCTTCACAAGCAGGGACGTCTCGTACCCAACGGTAAGAGCGTGGGGGATTTCACCTTCCATGACTCCTGCTACCTGGGGCGCTGGAACGGCATCTACACGGCTCCCCGGAACCTCCTGACAAGCATGAACGGCGGCGGACGCTTGGTGGAACTCGAACGGCACGGCGACAAGGGCTTCTGTTGCGGCGCCGGCGGCGGACGTATGTTCATGGAGGAGGCCATCGGCAAACGCATCAACACCGACCGGGCCGAGGAGGTCGCGGCCTCGGGCGTACCGACAGTGGCGGCCGCCTGCCCCTTCTGCGCCACCATGCTGGCAGACGGCCTCATGGAAACGAAAGCCGAGGTAGCGGTCAAGGACATTGCTGAAATCATCGACGAGGCGACGGCATCGGCAGCCGATCAAGGAGAGAGAGCATGACATTGGAAGAGAAGATCATCGGTATCCTGAAAGATAACCGGATATCCTACGAAATCTACGAGCACGAACCTGTCTATACCAATCCGGCCATGGCCGAGGCTTTAGGGGTCTCCGAAGCGGAGACCGTAAAATCCCTTGTCCTGTTGACAAAGGAAAAAAGGATGGTCGTCCTGGTGTTGCCGGGTGACAAAAAAGTGGATTGGAAAAAGGCGGCGGCCGACATTGGGACCAAAAAGGTTTCCTTTGCCAAGCCCGAAGAGGTGGCGGAAAAGGTGGGCTGCGAGGTCGGCTGCGTCCCGCCTTTCGGGCAGATGACCGCTCTGCCGATATACATGGATGCGGAGCTGACGAAAAAGGACTATGTCTACTTCAACCCCGGCGTCCATGACAAATCGTTCAAGATCAAGGCCTGGGACCTGAAAAAGGTCAGTAATCCGAAAATCGTCTGACCGGCGTCCCGGGGCGGCCTCGTCAACGGCCGCCCCGGAAAGTCATTCCCGTCTTCGACAGAAAGATCAAGGATACCCTTGGCCTGGATAGCCAAAATCTCGTTTTTCCGGGCCATGAGCCGGACCATGTCGACCTGCGGCGCCGTGTCGACATGGATGCCGAAGGTTTCGGCCCGGTGTAACGTTTCCAGGACCGCCGCCGTCTTGATCATGATCTTGGACGGGATGTGCATCCCCAGTTCAAACGGGTGCCGCCGACGTTCTCCCGCTCGATCACCGTGACCGCCGCACCCAACTGCGCAGCGCGAACCGCCGCGACATATCCCCCCGGTCCCGCACCGATAATGGCTATTCGTGTTGTCATACCCCCTCCTCGTCTCCTGAATGATTTCAGCCGCACTCGCCGGAACTGCCGAACGCCTTATTTAGTTTAACAATTATTATATATTCAATCAATTATTGACAACTGTTTTTATATTTATGTTAATTTTATTTAATTTTTTTTATGAATATCGTGTTTTCTATCCCAAAAAAAATTACTATCCCTTTCGAACAAAACTATTTTTGATGGTTTCGTAAAAAGTCGTCCGTAAAAATTTTTACTACGATATGAAGTGTGTTTGGCTTTCATTAAACACGATATGATGTGGTCAAAAATCCAGATTTTTACTTTTTACGAGACCGTCATTTTTGGATTAAAATTATAAAATCACATAAAATTGATGTCTGATTTTGATGATATTCAAAACATTACAAAATAATATTGACATAAACATCAATTTAAATCTATATGCAAATAAAGACCCCCGACCACCAGACCGTATGCAACCGTCAGAAGGAGGTCATCCACAGCAAACCCTGTCGGGATGGACTATCTCGATATCGCCCGCCGTATCATTCGACAGGAGTCGTTATCCGATCACTTTTTCCCAACACGCCAAGGAGAGACACCATGGGAAATCACCCCAAAAAAACCCTTCTTCACGGTTGGCATACTGCACATGGTGCCAACATGGCCGATTTCAGCGGTTATGAAATGCCGCTGTGGTACGCATCGGCGAAAAACGAGCACCTGGCGGTACTGACCCATGCAGGCGCATTTGACACCAGTCACATGGCATCCCTGCTGGTCTCCGGAACGGGCGCCTTCGAACTGCTGCAGAAGTGCTTCACCAACGACATGTCGGCCTGCATCGGACGGGACAGAAAAGCCCTCTTCCCGGGTCGCTGCGTCTATGGCGCTTTTCTGACCGAAGAAGGCGGCGTCCTCGACGATGCCATTATCTTCCACATCGCACTGCATCAATACATGGTCGTCGTCAATGCCGGCATGGGGCCCCACGTCGCGGATCACCTGTTGATTCACGCAGGCGAAGCGGACGTCCGAATCTCCGACTTGACGGACCGTTTGGGGAAAATGGATGTCCAGGGACCCATGGCGGCTCGGGTGATGAAGAAAATTCTGAAATCACCCGACCTGATCTTCGACAGAATGCCCTATTTCTCATTCAAGGGATATTTCGACGCGGCGTCGCCCCAGGCCGATACGGTCCGACTCATCGACGGAACGCCTGTTCTGCTCTCCCGGACCGGCTACACCGGGGAGTTCGGGTTCGAAATCTTCATCGCCCCCGAGCATTTTGTAAAATTGTGGGAGATGGTGATAGCGGCCGGCAAGGAATTCGGCCTCACGGCCTGCGGCCTGGCGGCTCGGGACTCCCTTCGTACGGGCGCCGTCCTGCCCCTTTCTCATCAGGATATCGGCCCCTGGCCTTTTATCAACACACCTTGGTCTTTTGCCCTCCCTTACGATCCATCGGGCCGGGGCTTCACCAAGGCCTTCATCGGCGACAAGGCGCTCACCGCCGTAACGAATCCGGAATTCACGTACCCCTTCGCCGGCTTTGACCTCAGGAAGGTCTCTCTTCCCGCAGTGGTAATGGATGTCGACGGCATGGAAATCGGCACGGTCCTCACCTGCGCCACCGACATGGGTATCGGCCGCCATCAGGACCGGATATTCAGCATTGTCAGCCCGGACCGGCCCGAGGCATGCCGGATCAAAGGACTCTGTTGCGGGTTCATAAAAGTGAAAAAACCGCTGAAAATCGGCACCGTGGTGACCCTGAAGGACGTCCGCCGGACAATTCAGATCCGCGTTGAGAAAGACATCCGACCCAATCGCACCGCGCGCAAACCACTGAAAGAGATGCTTTGAAGCATTGCGGCCGATAGCGGCGGCCGCTATATATGGATCGTGAAAAGCTGAAACCGCCACACGGCACCACTGATCGACAACCGATCAACAACTATGGAAGGAGGACGTCATGGCCAAGGAACTCAACGAAATCATTCTGAAGGATGGCTACAAGTATGCAAAAGATCACGAATGGGCGAAAAAAACAGGGGATACCGTCAAGATCGGCATAACCGACTATGCCCAGGATCAGTTGGGCGACATCGTTTTCGTCGAACTTCCGGAAGTGGATGCGGAATTCAGGAAAGGCGATGAGTTCGGAACGCTGGAATCGACCAAGGCCGTATCTGAGCTTTACATGCCTGTGGGAGGACGGGTCGTCGCCGTCAACGACACCCTTTCCGATGAACCGGAGCGGGTCAACAGATCACCCTACGATGATGGATGGATGATCGAAATCGCTCCCGCCGATCCGGCCGAATTTGAGGCACTGATGGACAGAGACGCCTACTTTGATATGTTGAAAGGATTGTAATCATGCGATATTTACCGCATACCAATGAAGACGTGGCAGAAATGCTTCAGGTGGTAGGAGCGGCAAACCTCGATGATCTCTTTTCGTCCATCCCCGAGAACTGTCGCTTCAAGGGCGAGCTGAACCTGCCGTCCGACATGACCGAATGGGCGCTCACCGACCACATGGCGACCCTGGCCGACCGGATGGCCTGCTCCCCGGAATACCGGGTGTTTGTCGGAGCGGGCAGCTACCGTCATTACATTCCCGCGTCGGTGCCGTATCTCCTCTCCAGATCGGAGTTCTCCACCGCCTACACGCCCTACCAACCGGAGATCAGTCAGGGGACACTCCAGGCCATTTTCGAATACCAGACGCTCACGGCACGCCTTTTGGGCATGGAGGTGGCCAACGCCTCCATGTATGACGGCGCGTCCGCTCTGGCCGAGGCGCTTCTCATGGCGATCCGGATCGAGCGGGGCAAGAAAACCGGCATAGCCCTGTCGACGCTGATCCATCCCCACTACCGACAGGTGGTCCGAACCTATTTCGAACCGACCGGCTACAAGATCGTCGAGCTTCCCTGCCTGCCCGACGGTTCCACGGATCTGTCCGCCGTCGACGAAATCGAAAACCTGGCCGCAATCGCCCTTCAATCCCCCAATTTCTTCGGATGCATCGAAAAAATCAAGGCGGCGAGCGACAAGGCCCATGCCCTGAACGCCCTCTCCGTGGTCTGCTTCACCGAGCCCATGGCCTACGGTCTGTTTAAAAATCCAGGCAGCCAGGGGGCCGACATCGTTTGCGGCGAAGGTCAAAGCCTGGGTATTCCCCAATCCTTCGGCGGTCCGGGCCTCGGCATGTTCGCGTCTCTCAACAAATATGTCCGCAACATGCCCGGACGTCTTGTCGGCAAGACCACAGACCGGGACGGCAAGCGGGGCTTTGTGCTGACGCTCGCTACGCGGGAGCAGCACATCCGTCGGGAGCGCGCTACCTCCAACATCTGCTCCAACCAGGGTCTCTGCGCCACCATGTCCACCATGTACATGGCCTCGGTGGGCGGCACCGGTATGCGTGAACTGGCCCGGCTCAACCGCGACAAGGCTGAATACCTGAAATCGGAGCTTAAAAAGGCCGGCTTTCGGATCCCTTTCGAGAGGCCCGGCTTCAACGAGTTCGTCGTTGAGTTTCCGAAGGGATTTGAATCCACATATCAAAAACTGGTCGGCAAGAAGATCGTTGCAGGCATCCCCATCGAATGCCACTACCCGGAGTTGACCGACCATTATCTTCTGTGCGCCACCGAGACCCACAGCAAAGCCGATATGGACACACTGGTAAAGGAGGTGACATCATGACCGAAAGCCCGGGCACCACCGGCCTGATAATGAACGAACCTCTGCTGTGGGAAAAGAGCCGGCAAGGCCGCTGCGGCATTTCAATCCCCGAATCCGATG harbors:
- a CDS encoding aminoacyl-tRNA deacylase; this translates as MTLEEKIIGILKDNRISYEIYEHEPVYTNPAMAEALGVSEAETVKSLVLLTKEKRMVVLVLPGDKKVDWKKAAADIGTKKVSFAKPEEVAEKVGCEVGCVPPFGQMTALPIYMDAELTKKDYVYFNPGVHDKSFKIKAWDLKKVSNPKIV
- a CDS encoding FAD-dependent oxidoreductase, which codes for MTTRIAIIGAGPGGYVAAVRAAQLGAAVTVIERENVGGTRLNWGCTSRPRS
- a CDS encoding aminomethyltransferase family protein — encoded protein: MGNHPKKTLLHGWHTAHGANMADFSGYEMPLWYASAKNEHLAVLTHAGAFDTSHMASLLVSGTGAFELLQKCFTNDMSACIGRDRKALFPGRCVYGAFLTEEGGVLDDAIIFHIALHQYMVVVNAGMGPHVADHLLIHAGEADVRISDLTDRLGKMDVQGPMAARVMKKILKSPDLIFDRMPYFSFKGYFDAASPQADTVRLIDGTPVLLSRTGYTGEFGFEIFIAPEHFVKLWEMVIAAGKEFGLTACGLAARDSLRTGAVLPLSHQDIGPWPFINTPWSFALPYDPSGRGFTKAFIGDKALTAVTNPEFTYPFAGFDLRKVSLPAVVMDVDGMEIGTVLTCATDMGIGRHQDRIFSIVSPDRPEACRIKGLCCGFIKVKKPLKIGTVVTLKDVRRTIQIRVEKDIRPNRTARKPLKEML
- the gcvH gene encoding glycine cleavage system protein GcvH, which codes for MAKELNEIILKDGYKYAKDHEWAKKTGDTVKIGITDYAQDQLGDIVFVELPEVDAEFRKGDEFGTLESTKAVSELYMPVGGRVVAVNDTLSDEPERVNRSPYDDGWMIEIAPADPAEFEALMDRDAYFDMLKGL
- the gcvPA gene encoding aminomethyl-transferring glycine dehydrogenase subunit GcvPA; translated protein: MRYLPHTNEDVAEMLQVVGAANLDDLFSSIPENCRFKGELNLPSDMTEWALTDHMATLADRMACSPEYRVFVGAGSYRHYIPASVPYLLSRSEFSTAYTPYQPEISQGTLQAIFEYQTLTARLLGMEVANASMYDGASALAEALLMAIRIERGKKTGIALSTLIHPHYRQVVRTYFEPTGYKIVELPCLPDGSTDLSAVDEIENLAAIALQSPNFFGCIEKIKAASDKAHALNALSVVCFTEPMAYGLFKNPGSQGADIVCGEGQSLGIPQSFGGPGLGMFASLNKYVRNMPGRLVGKTTDRDGKRGFVLTLATREQHIRRERATSNICSNQGLCATMSTMYMASVGGTGMRELARLNRDKAEYLKSELKKAGFRIPFERPGFNEFVVEFPKGFESTYQKLVGKKIVAGIPIECHYPELTDHYLLCATETHSKADMDTLVKEVTS